The following coding sequences are from one Mycolicibacterium aichiense window:
- a CDS encoding FMN-binding glutamate synthase family protein, with protein sequence MLRALAVTSLWVVALAAAALALAASSLWWLIAVPLVAIAALGTWDLLQTRHTLLRSYPVLAHARWLAEAMRPEIRQYFIESNTEASPFDRETRDMVYERAKGTKSDEPFGTERDVNALGYEFLRHSLRARFASELAPRVRLGGPDCTRPYDIALLNVSAMSFGALSGNAIEALNGGAARGGFAHDTGEGGISPYHLKHGGDLIWEIGSGYFGCRDAGGHFDAALFEEKAAWPTVKAISIKLSQGAKPGLGGVLPGAKVSAEIAATRGVPIGQTVVSPPAHTAFRTPLEMMHFIATLRSLSGGKPVGFKLCIGARTEFLSICKAMLHTGITPDFIIVDGSEGGTGAAPQEFEDHVGMPLTEGLMLVHNALVGTGLRRHIRVGASGKVASGVDIVSRICQGADFTLSARAMMFAIGCIQAMKCNTNRCPTGVATQDKARARALYVPDKTERVVNFQRATVASAAQIVASMGLNGFEELEPSMLNRRIEGQRTRTYAEIYDWLMPGELLDDPPESWRSDWIEACAEEFR encoded by the coding sequence ATGCTCAGAGCCCTCGCCGTCACCTCGCTGTGGGTGGTGGCACTGGCCGCCGCGGCGCTCGCGTTGGCAGCCAGTTCCTTGTGGTGGCTGATCGCCGTGCCGCTGGTCGCGATCGCGGCCTTGGGCACCTGGGACCTGCTGCAGACCCGACACACTCTCCTGCGGTCCTACCCGGTGCTGGCGCACGCCCGCTGGCTGGCTGAGGCGATGCGCCCCGAGATCAGGCAGTACTTCATCGAGTCGAACACCGAGGCCAGTCCGTTCGATCGAGAGACCCGCGACATGGTCTACGAACGGGCGAAGGGCACCAAGAGCGACGAGCCGTTCGGCACCGAACGGGACGTCAACGCACTGGGCTACGAATTCCTCCGCCACTCCCTGCGGGCCCGTTTCGCATCTGAACTGGCACCCCGGGTGCGGCTCGGCGGCCCGGACTGCACCCGGCCCTACGACATCGCGCTGTTGAACGTCTCGGCGATGAGCTTTGGTGCGCTGTCGGGCAATGCGATCGAGGCCCTCAACGGCGGCGCCGCCCGCGGCGGATTCGCCCACGACACCGGCGAGGGTGGCATCAGCCCGTACCACCTCAAGCACGGCGGCGACCTGATCTGGGAGATCGGCTCCGGCTATTTCGGGTGCCGCGACGCCGGCGGGCACTTCGACGCCGCGCTGTTCGAAGAGAAGGCGGCCTGGCCGACGGTGAAAGCGATCTCGATCAAACTGTCCCAGGGAGCGAAGCCCGGCCTCGGCGGGGTGCTGCCCGGCGCCAAGGTAAGCGCCGAGATCGCCGCCACCCGTGGCGTGCCGATCGGTCAGACGGTGGTGTCCCCGCCGGCGCACACCGCGTTCAGGACCCCGCTGGAGATGATGCACTTCATCGCAACGCTGCGAAGTCTGTCCGGTGGTAAGCCGGTTGGATTCAAACTCTGCATCGGCGCGCGCACCGAATTCCTGTCGATCTGCAAGGCAATGCTGCACACCGGGATCACCCCGGACTTCATCATCGTCGACGGGTCTGAGGGCGGAACCGGTGCGGCGCCACAGGAATTCGAGGACCACGTCGGCATGCCCCTGACGGAGGGGCTGATGCTGGTGCACAACGCCCTGGTCGGGACGGGACTGCGTCGCCACATCAGGGTCGGGGCCTCGGGCAAGGTCGCCAGCGGGGTCGACATCGTCAGCCGCATCTGCCAGGGTGCGGATTTCACGCTGTCCGCCCGAGCGATGATGTTCGCGATCGGGTGCATTCAGGCGATGAAGTGCAACACCAACAGATGCCCGACCGGTGTGGCCACCCAGGACAAGGCGAGGGCCCGGGCGCTCTATGTTCCCGACAAGACCGAGCGGGTGGTCAACTTCCAACGCGCCACGGTGGCCAGCGCTGCCCAGATCGTCGCCTCGATGGGGCTCAACGGATTCGAGGAGCTGGAGCCTTCGATGCTCAACCGCCGCATCGAGGGGCAGCGCACCCGCACCTACGCCGAGATCTACGACTGGCTGATGCCCGGAGAGCTGCTCGACGACCCACCGGAGTCCTGGCGGTCGGACTGGATCGAGGCCTGCGCCGAAGAGTTCCGCTAG
- a CDS encoding HNH endonuclease signature motif containing protein, whose amino-acid sequence MGLIDGVLEALDDVVEALAAVDLEGLSPPDRFRVLQRLETARRRQVAVSHAVVGRLEQVEGCPPVPITLADVLRISPREAKRRMRDAEQVAPRRALTGEPLPPLLPETSKAWHDGKLDGEHLRVIQRFFRDLPDHVPAVEVERAERTLAEHAQTMRPDQLDKIAHRLALHLNPDGTFSDDDRARKRGFVWCGGQQVDGMSVGRLIATPELRALLDGWFTKFAAPGVCNPADQTPALTPSEDVAERDLRSHGQRQHDALTALVRGQLGDPKLGQHNGLPVTVIVSATLQDLQAKTGHAVTATGTLLPIPDVIRMASHAYHYLALFDGVHGQALWLGRTKRIATPDQRIMLHSKERGCTRPGCDAPGYLTEVHHVDEWAQGGLTNIDTLTLACPADHRLLDHGWKTRKLANGDTEWIPPPQLPLSAGTNTYHHPERFLSGDGEGS is encoded by the coding sequence ATGGGTTTGATCGACGGCGTGTTGGAGGCGCTCGACGATGTCGTCGAGGCGTTGGCCGCAGTCGATCTCGAGGGGTTGTCACCGCCGGATCGGTTCAGGGTTCTGCAGCGGTTGGAGACCGCGCGACGCCGGCAGGTCGCGGTGTCGCACGCGGTGGTGGGGCGGTTGGAGCAGGTCGAGGGCTGCCCGCCGGTACCGATCACCCTGGCCGATGTGTTGCGGATCAGTCCGCGGGAGGCCAAACGCCGCATGCGGGATGCCGAGCAGGTGGCGCCGCGGCGGGCGTTGACCGGTGAGCCGCTGCCGCCGCTGCTGCCCGAGACCTCTAAGGCCTGGCATGACGGGAAACTCGACGGCGAGCATCTGCGGGTGATCCAGCGGTTCTTTCGTGACTTGCCCGATCATGTCCCGGCGGTGGAGGTCGAGAGGGCCGAACGCACACTGGCCGAGCACGCCCAAACGATGCGGCCCGACCAGTTGGACAAGATCGCCCACCGGTTGGCGCTGCACCTCAACCCCGACGGGACGTTCTCCGATGACGACCGCGCCCGTAAACGCGGCTTCGTCTGGTGCGGTGGGCAACAAGTCGACGGGATGAGTGTGGGCCGGTTGATCGCCACGCCGGAGTTGCGGGCGCTGCTGGATGGGTGGTTCACCAAGTTCGCCGCACCCGGGGTGTGCAACCCCGCCGACCAGACCCCCGCCCTCACCCCATCCGAGGACGTGGCCGAGCGTGACCTGCGCAGCCACGGCCAACGCCAGCATGATGCGTTGACCGCATTGGTGCGTGGTCAGCTCGGGGATCCGAAACTCGGTCAGCACAACGGGTTACCGGTGACGGTGATCGTCTCGGCCACCCTGCAGGACCTGCAGGCCAAGACCGGGCACGCGGTCACCGCCACCGGAACCCTGCTACCCATCCCGGACGTCATCCGGATGGCCAGCCACGCCTACCACTACCTCGCTCTGTTCGACGGGGTGCACGGGCAGGCCTTGTGGCTGGGCCGCACCAAACGCATCGCCACACCTGATCAGCGGATCATGCTGCACAGCAAGGAACGTGGCTGCACCCGCCCGGGATGTGACGCACCCGGCTATCTCACCGAGGTCCACCACGTCGACGAATGGGCCCAGGGCGGGCTGACCAACATCGACACCCTCACCCTGGCCTGCCCGGCCGATCACCGACTCCTCGACCACGGCTGGAAAACCCGAAAACTCGCCAACGGCGACACCGAATGGATCCCCCCACCACAACTCCCACTCTCCGCAGGCACCAACACCTACCACCACCCAGAACGCTTCCTATCCGGAGACGGCGAAGGCAGCTAG
- the fdxA gene encoding ferredoxin: MTYVIGEPCVDIRDKACVDECPVDCIYEGQRMLYIHPDECVDCAACEPVCPVEAIVYIDDATDEWQPYVAANADFFADLGSPGGARGLGRQSFDAPLVSQQPRKDVAEH, from the coding sequence ATGACCTACGTCATCGGCGAGCCGTGTGTGGATATCCGCGACAAGGCGTGCGTGGACGAATGCCCGGTCGACTGCATCTACGAAGGGCAGCGGATGCTGTACATCCATCCCGACGAGTGCGTCGACTGTGCGGCTTGTGAGCCGGTGTGTCCAGTCGAGGCGATCGTGTACATCGACGACGCCACCGACGAGTGGCAGCCGTACGTGGCAGCCAACGCGGATTTCTTCGCCGATCTCGGATCACCAGGCGGGGCACGCGGATTGGGCAGGCAATCCTTCGACGCGCCGCTGGTGTCCCAGCAGCCGCGAAAGGACGTTGCCGAGCACTAG
- a CDS encoding phytoene desaturase family protein yields the protein MTDYDAIVIGAGHNGLTAAAVLQQHGLRTVVLEQNTYSGGMAATVELIDGFRYEIAGSVQFPTAPEVAAALELHTIPQVHSEVQSVNLGEAGEEPMILYSDPMKYMTHLSERHGTDAVLGMAKMLEWTTGPSRALGRFEARTPPKTLDEMYACATNESERRAIHEMLFGTAMDVIDRNFPDKDKYATIRGMLAFLAINSTYRGPFTPGSATCLAFAMGVPDMDATMMTKLEGGIGAVCDHLKKLFVDRGGEIRYRTKVEQILVEDERVTGVRLRDGSVLTAPVVVSNLSPDLTLIDLVGTEYLPGNLVERLAGRDHRATFIQMHFALDGLPEFAAPYELLNEEGMQQSVGVFGTPEEQQRQWEMARAGMLPDNPSFGMQIPSVTDPSLAPPGKHAASAYAYGFPVEAPREQHGRLKHEMAETVIDKITKFAPNFRDIQIRHITFAPYHMQTMFGAPDGDFCHGLLHPDLMGPNRPGPKGFLDIQIPVQGLYLGGAGCHGGPGITFVPGYNAAYAALDDLAAS from the coding sequence ATGACCGACTACGACGCGATCGTCATCGGGGCGGGTCACAACGGCCTGACCGCGGCGGCAGTCCTGCAGCAACACGGCCTACGTACGGTGGTGCTCGAACAGAACACCTATTCCGGTGGTATGGCGGCAACTGTGGAATTGATCGACGGATTCCGTTACGAGATAGCCGGTTCTGTCCAGTTTCCGACCGCCCCGGAGGTCGCCGCGGCCCTGGAACTGCACACGATTCCGCAGGTCCATTCGGAGGTTCAGTCGGTCAATCTCGGTGAGGCAGGCGAGGAACCGATGATCCTGTACAGCGATCCGATGAAGTACATGACGCATCTGTCCGAGAGGCACGGGACCGATGCCGTGCTGGGTATGGCCAAGATGCTCGAGTGGACCACAGGTCCCTCGCGTGCACTGGGGCGCTTTGAGGCGCGCACCCCACCGAAGACCCTCGACGAGATGTATGCCTGCGCGACAAACGAATCCGAGCGCCGTGCCATCCACGAGATGCTGTTCGGCACGGCGATGGATGTCATCGACCGCAACTTTCCGGACAAGGACAAGTACGCGACCATCCGCGGGATGCTGGCGTTCCTGGCGATCAACTCCACCTATCGCGGTCCGTTCACACCGGGCAGTGCGACGTGCCTGGCGTTCGCGATGGGTGTGCCGGACATGGACGCCACGATGATGACGAAACTGGAGGGTGGCATTGGTGCAGTCTGCGACCACCTCAAGAAGCTGTTCGTCGATCGTGGCGGCGAAATCAGATATCGCACGAAGGTCGAGCAGATCCTCGTCGAGGACGAGCGGGTGACCGGAGTCCGGCTGCGTGACGGCTCGGTGCTGACTGCACCTGTCGTGGTGTCCAACCTGTCGCCTGATCTGACGTTGATCGATTTGGTCGGAACGGAGTATCTGCCGGGCAACTTGGTCGAGAGGCTGGCCGGACGCGACCATCGCGCCACGTTCATCCAGATGCATTTCGCGCTGGACGGCCTACCCGAGTTCGCCGCGCCGTACGAGCTCCTCAACGAAGAGGGCATGCAGCAGTCGGTCGGTGTCTTCGGTACACCCGAAGAGCAGCAACGACAGTGGGAGATGGCCCGGGCCGGAATGCTGCCGGACAATCCGTCGTTCGGTATGCAGATCCCGTCGGTTACCGACCCGTCCCTCGCGCCGCCGGGAAAGCACGCGGCCAGTGCGTACGCCTACGGATTTCCGGTGGAGGCGCCCCGCGAACAACACGGACGGCTCAAACACGAGATGGCCGAGACGGTGATCGACAAGATCACGAAATTCGCGCCGAACTTCCGGGACATCCAGATTCGGCACATCACGTTCGCGCCCTATCACATGCAGACGATGTTCGGTGCGCCCGACGGAGACTTCTGCCACGGTCTGCTGCACCCGGATCTGATGGGTCCGAACCGCCCGGGCCCCAAAGGATTCCTGGACATCCAGATTCCAGTACAGGGTTTGTATCTGGGCGGTGCCGGATGCCACGGCGGCCCCGGCATCACCTTCGTCCCCGGATACAACGCGGCCTATGCGGCGCTGGACGACCTGGCGGCGTCATGA
- a CDS encoding TetR/AcrR family transcriptional regulator, which produces MTNSHDRRRTATREALREVALARFATDGFTNVTVAQLADDAGVTERTFFRHFPTKEAVLFQDYETQLEWFADALARRPADESLFDAVLGSVVSFPHDLEVVRQAAIMRATLLDGDRAAGHLRVVQASFAAVLTDFVKRRYTDLPDVDLIAEVAGAVLAAALVTAVERWGRDGCATDLREVVATSVGLVRSGLAPLTSES; this is translated from the coding sequence ATGACGAACTCGCATGACCGGCGCCGCACTGCGACGCGAGAGGCATTGCGCGAGGTGGCGTTGGCGAGGTTCGCCACCGACGGGTTCACGAACGTGACCGTCGCCCAGCTCGCCGACGATGCGGGCGTCACCGAACGGACGTTCTTCCGGCACTTCCCGACCAAAGAGGCGGTGCTGTTCCAGGACTACGAGACTCAACTCGAATGGTTCGCCGATGCCCTGGCGCGGCGCCCGGCCGACGAATCGCTGTTCGACGCAGTGCTGGGCAGCGTCGTCAGTTTCCCGCACGACCTGGAGGTCGTCCGCCAGGCTGCGATCATGCGGGCGACACTGCTCGACGGGGATCGAGCGGCCGGGCATCTTCGGGTGGTGCAGGCGTCGTTCGCGGCGGTGCTGACCGATTTCGTCAAGCGTCGCTACACCGACCTTCCCGATGTCGACCTGATCGCCGAGGTCGCGGGCGCGGTGTTGGCGGCGGCTCTGGTCACCGCAGTCGAGCGGTGGGGACGCGACGGCTGCGCGACCGATCTGCGTGAGGTGGTGGCCACCAGTGTGGGCCTGGTGCGTTCCGGACTGGCGCCGCTGACCTCCGAGAGTTAG
- a CDS encoding MCE family protein, producing the protein MLTRLVRIQLVIFSIIAVAGLLLMTFLFIQVPTLLGIGKIRVTLELPSGGGLYRFSNVTYRGVQVGKVTDLRLTPGGAQATLSLDTSPRIPADLRAEVRSASAIGEQYVDLRPQRGSGPYLQDGSVITLQQTTIPQAVGPMLDRVSALVGSIPGDKIAVLLDESDTGLRGAGYDLSSLLDSSATVIDKIDGVRTETRSLVDDAVPLLDSQVATTDSLRVWARGLAEVTKTIAGDDDRIRALLDTGPAAADEVTRLLDQLEPTLPVLLANLSTLGQILVTYNSSLEQLLVLLPPAIASTQAFGLPTNNPTGLPVGEFAITLGDPPPCTVGFLPPSSWRSPADTTTIDTPDGLYCKLPQDSPLAVRGARNYPCVGKPGKRAPTVEMCDSDQPFVPTAVRQHAVGPYPLDPNLISQGVPPDSRVNPDDHIFGPPGSPAPGLAPSAFGSPASGRSPVQVIPYSPATGSYVTADGRRFVQSDLGASKAPTSWKDLLPC; encoded by the coding sequence ATGCTGACCCGACTCGTACGGATCCAATTGGTGATCTTCAGCATCATCGCCGTTGCCGGCCTGCTGCTGATGACATTCCTGTTCATCCAGGTGCCGACGCTGCTGGGGATCGGCAAGATCAGGGTCACCCTGGAATTGCCCAGCGGCGGTGGTCTGTACCGGTTCTCCAACGTGACGTACCGCGGCGTGCAAGTCGGCAAGGTCACCGACCTGCGACTGACCCCGGGCGGCGCGCAAGCCACGCTGTCGCTGGATACATCGCCGAGAATCCCCGCCGATCTGCGGGCCGAGGTCCGTAGTGCCTCGGCGATCGGCGAACAGTATGTCGACCTGCGGCCGCAGCGCGGATCGGGTCCGTACCTGCAGGACGGATCGGTGATCACGCTGCAGCAGACCACCATCCCGCAAGCCGTCGGCCCGATGCTGGACAGGGTGAGCGCGCTCGTCGGGAGCATTCCCGGCGATAAAATCGCTGTCCTGCTTGACGAGTCGGACACCGGCTTGCGCGGCGCCGGGTACGACCTGTCCTCGCTGCTGGATTCCTCGGCGACCGTCATCGACAAGATCGACGGCGTACGCACGGAGACCAGGTCATTGGTCGACGACGCCGTCCCGCTGTTGGATTCACAGGTTGCCACCACCGATTCACTGCGCGTATGGGCTCGTGGTCTGGCCGAGGTGACCAAGACGATCGCCGGGGACGACGACCGGATCCGTGCCCTGCTCGACACCGGGCCTGCTGCTGCCGACGAGGTCACCCGGCTGCTCGATCAGCTGGAGCCGACATTGCCGGTGTTGCTGGCCAACCTGAGCACGCTGGGTCAGATTCTGGTCACCTACAACTCGTCTCTCGAACAGCTCCTGGTTCTGTTGCCACCGGCCATCGCCAGCACTCAGGCATTCGGGCTGCCGACCAACAATCCCACGGGATTGCCGGTGGGGGAGTTCGCGATCACGTTGGGTGATCCGCCGCCGTGCACCGTCGGCTTCCTACCGCCGTCGTCGTGGCGGTCACCGGCCGACACAACGACCATCGACACCCCCGACGGCCTGTATTGCAAGCTGCCACAGGATTCGCCACTCGCGGTCCGTGGCGCACGGAACTATCCCTGCGTCGGCAAGCCGGGCAAGCGTGCTCCCACCGTGGAGATGTGCGACAGCGACCAGCCCTTCGTGCCGACAGCGGTGCGCCAGCACGCGGTCGGTCCGTATCCGCTGGACCCGAATCTCATCTCGCAGGGGGTTCCGCCCGACAGCAGGGTCAATCCCGACGACCACATCTTCGGCCCACCTGGTTCGCCCGCACCGGGGTTGGCTCCCAGTGCATTTGGCTCACCTGCTTCAGGCCGGTCGCCAGTGCAGGTCATTCCGTACAGCCCGGCGACCGGCAGTTACGTCACCGCCGACGGGCGCAGATTCGTCCAGTCGGATCTCGGCGCCTCGAAGGCGCCGACATCATGGAAAGACCTTCTGCCGTGCTAA
- a CDS encoding MCE family protein yields MVVVLITYGISGCGYRGLNSLPLPGTQDRRGSSIFHVEVSNVAMLESNSPVLIDDVVVGTVGEMRLRNWHADVEVFVRPDAVVPANAVATVGQTSLLGSMHLELDPPIGVAPQGRLQPGTTIPLNRSSTYPSTERTLSTLSAVVNGGGLGQIGDVIRNANTAFSGRQAQIRDMLRRLDDFVGALDGERSDLLDMIQQLNTFASTFAQQRDVVTAALRRVPAALDVLIRERPRIVTALDKLRIFSESTTDLIDAAQSDLVTNLGNLEPTLKALADVGPELDTALAFATTYPYNQSYIDRAVRGDYVNMFLVADLTIPRLKRTMFLGTRWGDQDAKLVPAPGEPWYLNYTYDPLKTGIADPVPATPQTAPTPGGGG; encoded by the coding sequence ATGGTGGTCGTCCTCATCACTTACGGGATCTCCGGATGTGGTTATCGGGGCCTGAACTCGCTGCCGCTGCCGGGTACGCAGGACAGGCGCGGCTCGAGCATCTTTCACGTCGAGGTCTCCAATGTCGCCATGTTGGAATCGAATTCGCCGGTCCTGATCGACGATGTTGTCGTCGGCACCGTCGGCGAGATGCGATTGCGCAACTGGCATGCCGACGTCGAGGTGTTCGTCCGCCCGGATGCGGTGGTGCCGGCCAACGCGGTCGCCACCGTCGGACAGACGAGTCTGCTGGGTTCGATGCACCTGGAGCTGGATCCGCCGATCGGCGTAGCCCCGCAGGGCCGGCTCCAGCCGGGAACGACGATCCCGCTGAACAGGTCATCGACATACCCGTCTACCGAGCGGACCTTGTCCACGCTGTCGGCGGTGGTCAACGGCGGGGGACTCGGTCAGATCGGTGATGTCATCCGAAACGCCAACACCGCATTCTCGGGACGGCAGGCCCAGATCCGAGACATGCTGCGGCGATTGGACGATTTCGTCGGTGCGCTGGACGGCGAACGCAGCGATCTGCTCGACATGATTCAGCAGCTGAATACCTTCGCCAGCACGTTCGCCCAGCAGCGTGACGTTGTCACCGCCGCATTGAGGCGCGTTCCGGCGGCACTCGACGTGCTCATCCGGGAGCGGCCGCGTATCGTCACCGCGCTGGACAAACTGCGAATATTCAGCGAATCCACCACCGATCTGATCGATGCGGCGCAGAGCGACCTGGTCACCAACCTGGGCAACCTCGAGCCGACGCTCAAGGCGCTGGCCGATGTCGGGCCCGAGCTCGACACCGCGCTGGCCTTCGCCACGACGTACCCCTATAACCAGAGCTACATCGACCGGGCAGTACGCGGCGACTACGTGAACATGTTCCTGGTTGCCGACCTGACGATTCCGCGACTCAAGCGAACGATGTTCCTGGGCACCCGGTGGGGCGACCAGGACGCGAAACTTGTTCCCGCTCCGGGCGAGCCGTGGTACCTGAACTACACCTACGACCCGCTCAAGACCGGCATCGCCGATCCGGTGCCGGCCACACCGCAGACGGCGCCGACGCCGGGCGGAGGCGGCTGA
- a CDS encoding MCE family protein → MRLRSKIVAGTAAVLVALAAAGTTLLVMHTVYPATTITAYFTAATAIYAGDEVRVSGVKVGSIESIEPAGKQVKMVLRVDPGVSIPAGAQAVIVAQNLVAARYLQLTPAYRDSGPTMPSGAVIPVERTAVPIEWDDVKTQLMRLSTDLGPSSETTRPALARLIDDTADAMGGNGVKLRQMLAQLSAVARIFADGSGNIVDIIKGMQNLVTVLRDSSGAIVDFEQRLAALMGTLDDNTGDLDAALRDLATATADAQRFVSGSREVTVEQVERLTDVTRNLADNRKSLEQLLHVAPNAFANYYNVYNPDTGDNIGSIVFNNFTNPIQFICGQIGALENATAPETAKLCAQYLGPAMRLLSFNLLPFPMSPFLMKAPSPENLTYSDPALAPGGSGPVPGPPENPPAISAYQGTP, encoded by the coding sequence GTGAGGCTCCGCAGCAAGATCGTCGCGGGCACCGCCGCGGTACTCGTCGCCCTCGCAGCTGCCGGCACCACACTGCTGGTTATGCACACGGTCTATCCCGCAACCACGATCACCGCGTATTTCACGGCGGCCACCGCCATCTATGCCGGTGACGAGGTGCGCGTGTCGGGGGTGAAGGTCGGCAGCATCGAGTCCATCGAGCCCGCCGGCAAGCAGGTCAAGATGGTCCTTCGCGTCGACCCGGGAGTGTCCATCCCCGCCGGCGCCCAGGCGGTCATCGTCGCACAGAACCTGGTGGCTGCCCGCTACCTTCAGCTGACGCCCGCCTATCGAGACAGCGGTCCGACGATGCCATCGGGTGCGGTGATCCCGGTTGAACGGACCGCCGTCCCGATCGAATGGGACGACGTCAAGACCCAGTTGATGCGGCTGTCAACCGATTTGGGGCCCAGCAGCGAGACAACCCGGCCTGCGCTGGCGCGGCTGATCGACGACACCGCTGACGCAATGGGCGGCAACGGCGTGAAGCTTCGACAGATGCTGGCCCAATTGTCAGCTGTCGCACGAATTTTCGCGGACGGAAGCGGCAACATCGTCGACATCATCAAGGGCATGCAGAATCTTGTCACCGTGCTGCGCGACAGCAGCGGAGCGATCGTCGACTTTGAGCAGCGTCTGGCCGCACTGATGGGGACGCTTGACGACAACACCGGCGATCTCGACGCCGCGTTGCGCGACCTGGCGACAGCCACCGCCGATGCGCAACGCTTCGTGAGCGGAAGCCGCGAGGTGACGGTCGAACAGGTCGAGCGCCTGACCGATGTCACCCGAAACCTGGCCGACAACCGCAAGAGTCTCGAGCAGCTGCTGCACGTGGCGCCGAACGCCTTCGCCAACTACTACAACGTCTACAACCCCGACACCGGCGACAACATCGGATCGATCGTCTTCAACAACTTCACCAACCCGATCCAGTTCATCTGCGGGCAGATCGGTGCACTGGAGAACGCCACCGCGCCGGAGACGGCGAAGCTGTGCGCCCAGTACCTCGGCCCGGCGATGCGGTTGCTCAGCTTCAACTTGTTGCCGTTCCCGATGAGCCCGTTCCTGATGAAGGCGCCGTCTCCGGAGAATCTCACCTACTCCGATCCGGCACTGGCGCCAGGGGGATCGGGGCCTGTCCCCGGTCCGCCCGAGAATCCGCCCGCGATCTCCGCGTATCAGGGGACACCGTGA
- a CDS encoding MCE family protein, with translation MLKYRGAALIRAGFIGVSVAILVTLVGLAPQTLWSWATQVRYQAVFPEAGGLVAGNDVVVSGIKVGTVSSVALLRGDALVTFTVDGSVHLGSQTTAHIKTGTVLGARIVTLVPAGAGTQKPSDPIPVSRTSSPYVLTDVIGDLTANASGLDTATLNQSLETLSDTVDSMAPQLGPTLAGLTRLCQSMNSRNDTLRDLLHSASDLAGVLSERREQVNALILNGADLITVLAQRRQAIAELLANTSSVSRQLSALVHDNEAKLAPTLTKLNSVTEVLQKNSDNIAKALPGLAKYEITMGEAVSSGFYYQAYTANVVPAAFLQPFFDYAFGFRRGTDAGQPPDNAGPRAEFPFPYNGIPPQPQEGPR, from the coding sequence ATGTTGAAATACCGCGGCGCAGCGCTTATCCGGGCCGGCTTCATCGGAGTCTCGGTCGCCATTCTGGTGACGCTTGTCGGCCTGGCGCCGCAAACGCTGTGGTCGTGGGCGACGCAGGTGCGTTACCAGGCTGTGTTCCCCGAAGCCGGCGGGCTGGTGGCCGGCAACGACGTGGTGGTGTCCGGCATCAAAGTGGGCACCGTCTCGTCGGTCGCACTACTGCGCGGGGATGCGTTGGTGACCTTCACCGTCGACGGCTCCGTGCACCTGGGATCGCAGACCACCGCGCATATCAAGACCGGAACCGTGCTCGGGGCGCGAATCGTCACGCTGGTCCCGGCGGGCGCCGGGACGCAGAAGCCCTCCGATCCGATCCCGGTCTCTCGAACCTCGTCACCCTACGTGCTCACCGACGTCATCGGAGATCTCACCGCCAACGCCTCGGGGCTCGACACGGCGACGTTGAATCAATCGCTCGAAACCCTTTCCGACACTGTCGATTCGATGGCGCCGCAACTCGGGCCCACATTGGCGGGGCTGACCAGGTTGTGCCAGTCGATGAACAGCCGCAACGACACACTGCGGGATCTTCTGCACAGTGCATCGGATCTGGCCGGGGTGCTGTCCGAACGCCGTGAGCAGGTCAACGCGCTCATCCTCAACGGCGCTGACCTGATCACTGTTCTCGCGCAACGCCGTCAGGCGATCGCTGAGCTCCTGGCCAACACATCGTCGGTCAGCAGGCAGCTCTCCGCGCTGGTTCACGACAACGAAGCCAAGCTGGCGCCCACCTTGACCAAACTCAACTCGGTCACCGAAGTGCTGCAGAAGAACAGCGACAACATCGCCAAGGCGCTGCCGGGGCTGGCCAAATACGAGATCACCATGGGCGAAGCCGTATCGAGCGGCTTCTACTACCAGGCCTACACCGCCAACGTCGTTCCTGCAGCGTTCCTGCAACCGTTCTTCGATTACGCATTCGGATTCCGTCGAGGCACGGACGCGGGACAACCGCCGGACAACGCCGGACCGCGAGCGGAGTTCCCGTTCCCGTACAACGGGATTCCGCCCCAACCGCAGGAGGGTCCACGGTGA